In Takifugu flavidus isolate HTHZ2018 chromosome 5, ASM371156v2, whole genome shotgun sequence, the following proteins share a genomic window:
- the LOC130526317 gene encoding coxsackievirus and adenovirus receptor-like: MFCCLFAVHLHVSCGEMEPFWIRLSFQGKSRRMPSPLMMMMLGTMMMMPLRTEAMEVSAPGPQTVQKALGETVKLGCIYTPGTQDTGELDIEWSSLNPDMTQRDQLVLSYTGGKMHQYGDPGVSARFTFTGNPTQGDASIAVSDLRGSDTATYQCKVKKAPGVDMRKVTLVVLVPPSTPKCWVEGPEEKGGPVSLRCKSSEGTIPISYTWSRESGGSMPPTATQNTESGELLINNHTEANIGNYACEARNSVGSAQCKYALHAYNPTNKVGVIVGAVIGAILLLLLLLLLLWLLCCCCRKRRYEKEVANEIREDTKAPESRPSSRHSSLRSVLGYRTHAGVYYSSVQNLKPGIRESARNVIYTGDSNGTPQPSNGTPQPSNSTLTRLNYDHKYGYPV, from the exons ATgttctgctgcttgtttgcCGTCCACCTTCACGTCAGCTGTGGGGAAATGGAACCGTTTTGGATCCGACTGTCGTTTCAGGGTAAATCCAGGAGAATGCCGTCgccgctgatgatgatgatgttggggacgatgatgatgatgccgcTCCGAACAG AGGCGATGGAGGTGTCGGCCCCGGGCCCCCAGACCGTTCAGAAGGCCCTCGGAGAGACTGTCAAGCTGGGCTGCATCTACACGCCGGGCACTCAGGACACTGGAGAGCTGGACATCGAGTGGTCCAGCCTGAACCCAGACATGACCCAGAGAGACCAACTG GTCTTGTCCTACACTGGGGGTAAGATGCATCAGTACGGTGACCCCGGGGTCTCGGCCAGATTCACCTTCACGGGAAACCCCACGCAGGGCGACGCCTCCATCGCCGTGTCCGATCTGAGGGGCTCGGACACCGCCACCTACCAGTGCAAGGTCAAGAAGGCGCCAGGTGTCGACATGAGGAAAGTGACTCTGGTGGTGCTGG TTCCCCCCTCCACACCCAAGTGTTGGGTAGAAGGACCGGAGGAGAAAGGTGGCCCGGTCTCCCTCCGCTGTAAATCATCTGAAGGTACCATTCCCATCAGCTACACGTGGAGTCGAGAGAGCGGAGGCTCGATGCCGCCCACCGCCACCCAAA ACACAGAGAGCGGCGAGCTCCTGATAAACAACCACACAGAGGCCAACATTGGAAACTACGCATGTGAGGCCAGAAATTCTGTTGGCAGCGCGCAGTGCAAATACGCGCTGCACGCATACAACC CGACCAACAAAGTTGGCGTCATCGTGGGGGCAGTGATTGGTGCGAtcctgctgttgctcctcctcctgctcctcctctggctcctctgctgctgctgtcggaaGCGTCGCTACGAGAAGGAGGTGGCGAATGAGATCAG GGAGGACACCAAGGCGCCAGAGAGCAGGCCTTCCAGCCGCCATTCCAGTCTGAGGTCGGTTCTGGGATACCGGACCCACGCTGGCGTGTATTACAGCTCAGTGCAGAATCTGAAACCCGGCATCAGAGAGTCAGCTCGTAACGTCATCTACACGGGGGACAGCAACGGCACGCCGCAGCCCAGCAACGGCACGCCGCAGCCCAGCAACAGCACCCTGACTCGCCTCAACTACGACCATAAGTACGGGTACCCGGTGTAG